Proteins from a single region of Candidatus Parcubacteria bacterium:
- a CDS encoding NADP-dependent malic enzyme (Derived by automated computational analysis using gene prediction method: Protein Homology.), whose translation MDIYQESLELHRQHQGKLAVATKVPLKDKADLARAYTPGVAEVCRLIAANPDAAKTHTLKGNTVAVVSDGSAILGLGNLGAKAALPVMEGKAALFKEFANVDAFPICLDTQDTEEIIKIVKAIAPSFGGINLEDISAPRCFEIEDRLKEELDIPVFHDDQHGTAVVILAGLINGLKLKNLAPEKVKVVIAGAGAAGLAVADLLLKYGFSQLIINDSKGALSLDRQDLNEVKRALAQRSNQENFKGTLKESLVGADVFIGVSAPNLIAREVVATMAPEPLIFALSNPVPEIMPDEAKAGGALAVATGRSDFPNQINNVLVFPGIFRGALDNNVSQITDAMLIKAAENLAALVEEPTVDYLLPDAFDPAVAKAVAAALKN comes from the coding sequence ATGGATATATATCAAGAATCTTTAGAACTGCATCGTCAGCACCAGGGTAAGTTGGCGGTGGCCACCAAAGTTCCACTTAAAGATAAGGCCGATCTCGCTCGCGCCTACACGCCTGGAGTGGCCGAAGTTTGTCGCTTAATTGCCGCTAACCCGGATGCTGCCAAGACCCACACTTTAAAAGGTAATACGGTGGCGGTGGTTTCCGATGGCAGCGCGATTTTGGGTTTAGGAAATTTAGGGGCGAAAGCCGCTTTGCCGGTGATGGAAGGGAAGGCCGCTCTTTTTAAAGAGTTTGCCAACGTTGATGCCTTTCCCATTTGCTTAGATACTCAAGATACTGAAGAAATTATCAAGATTGTTAAAGCAATCGCACCCAGTTTTGGGGGAATTAATTTAGAGGATATTAGTGCGCCCCGCTGTTTTGAAATTGAAGATCGTCTCAAGGAAGAATTGGATATTCCGGTTTTTCATGATGATCAGCACGGCACGGCCGTGGTTATCTTAGCTGGCTTAATTAATGGCTTAAAATTAAAAAACTTAGCCCCCGAGAAAGTCAAAGTAGTGATTGCCGGTGCTGGCGCCGCTGGCTTGGCGGTCGCCGACCTACTTTTGAAATATGGTTTTTCTCAATTAATTATCAACGATTCTAAAGGTGCGCTTAGCTTAGATCGTCAAGATTTAAATGAAGTGAAGCGAGCACTGGCTCAGCGCAGCAATCAAGAAAACTTCAAGGGTACCTTGAAAGAATCTTTAGTCGGCGCCGATGTCTTTATTGGTGTTTCCGCTCCTAATTTAATTGCTAGGGAAGTGGTGGCGACCATGGCGCCCGAGCCTTTAATTTTTGCTTTATCTAACCCGGTGCCAGAAATTATGCCGGACGAGGCGAAAGCCGGTGGAGCTTTAGCGGTAGCGACTGGACGCAGTGATTTTCCTAATCAAATTAATAATGTTTTAGTTTTTCCAGGCATCTTTCGGGGCGCTTTAGATAATAATGTTTCCCAAATTACCGATGCGATGTTAATTAAAGCGGCGGAAAATCTAGCGGCTTTAGTTGAGGAGCCGACAGTTGATTACTTACTTCCGGATGCCTTTGATCCGGCGGTGGCAAAAGCCGTGGCGGCCGCTCTTAAAAATTAG
- a CDS encoding hypothetical protein (Derived by automated computational analysis using gene prediction method: GeneMarkS-2+.), translating into MAKRTTGVGKRVKTSSHKTAKRLAVKAEMLAAKAEKKLKKNIK; encoded by the coding sequence ATGGCTAAAAGAACAACCGGCGTGGGCAAGAGAGTAAAGACCAGTTCTCACAAAACCGCTAAACGCCTTGCCGTCAAAGCAGAAATGTTGGCAGCAAAGGCGGAAAAGAAGTTAAAGAAGAATATTAAATAA
- a CDS encoding phosphodiester glycosidase family protein (Derived by automated computational analysis using gene prediction method: Protein Homology.) yields the protein MKKLFILIIFALFLIPLTGQATPLSTKLSGRILLQVENKGEAWYLNPDNQRRYYLGRPDDAFTVMRELGLGISEETFAALPQDGQSGGNVDLAKKLAGRIILQVEKNGEAWYLNPLDLKAYYLGRPADAFRIMREHGLGITNENLKETLVALDGDLPDSYLGKDIVLVKTERGNFLTTLARISLRQPGLQVLTLAAEPRPCPNGVCAVKPLKKYLDDNQGFAAINGSYFCSNADCGNLNYYFSPLYESRWEVMINRDKMALPTTGPLAVIDDANHWHYFKDVRDFVSPENFQAITGRQVSAALSNQPRILEDGLNVLEVNKLTASQKTLGTRQALAYKDNPRYRGQGDLYLVSISNGSLEDLALVLEKLNFATALNLDGGGSAGLIYEDNFLVGPGRDVPNAIVFKK from the coding sequence ATGAAAAAACTATTTATTTTAATTATCTTCGCCCTCTTCTTAATCCCGCTGACTGGCCAGGCCACCCCCTTAAGCACCAAATTATCCGGTCGCATCCTTTTACAGGTAGAAAATAAGGGTGAGGCCTGGTATTTAAACCCCGACAATCAGCGTCGCTATTATTTAGGTCGTCCCGATGATGCCTTTACGGTCATGCGCGAATTAGGCTTAGGGATCTCTGAAGAAACTTTTGCTGCCCTGCCCCAAGACGGGCAAAGCGGTGGCAACGTGGACTTAGCGAAAAAGCTCGCCGGCCGAATCATACTGCAAGTAGAAAAAAACGGTGAGGCTTGGTATTTAAATCCTCTAGACTTGAAAGCTTATTACTTAGGCCGCCCCGCCGATGCCTTTAGAATTATGCGCGAGCACGGTCTAGGAATTACCAATGAAAATTTGAAAGAAACTTTAGTTGCTCTCGATGGCGACCTGCCTGATAGTTATTTAGGCAAAGATATTGTTTTGGTAAAAACGGAGCGCGGCAATTTTTTAACGACACTGGCGAGAATCAGTTTGCGCCAACCAGGCTTACAAGTTTTGACGCTGGCGGCCGAGCCCCGCCCCTGTCCAAATGGCGTTTGTGCGGTTAAGCCCTTGAAAAAATATTTAGACGACAACCAGGGCTTTGCCGCTATTAATGGCTCCTATTTCTGTAGTAATGCCGATTGCGGCAACCTTAATTATTACTTCTCCCCTCTTTATGAAAGTCGTTGGGAGGTAATGATTAACCGCGACAAAATGGCCTTACCGACCACCGGCCCTTTAGCAGTCATTGATGACGCCAATCATTGGCACTACTTTAAGGATGTACGCGACTTTGTCAGCCCAGAAAATTTTCAAGCCATTACCGGCCGCCAGGTGAGTGCCGCCCTGAGCAATCAACCGCGAATCTTAGAAGACGGGTTGAATGTTTTGGAAGTCAATAAATTAACCGCCTCACAGAAAACTTTAGGCACCCGCCAAGCCCTAGCCTACAAAGATAATCCCCGTTACCGCGGCCAAGGCGACCTATATTTGGTTTCTATTAGTAATGGCTCTTTAGAAGACTTGGCGCTGGTTTTAGAAAAACTTAATTTTGCGACCGCTTTAAACTTGGATGGCGGCGGCAGTGCCGGATTAATTTATGAAGATAACTTTTTGGTTGGACCCGGCCGCGATGTTCCGAATGCGATTGTGTTTAAGAAATAG
- a CDS encoding PQQ-dependent sugar dehydrogenase (Derived by automated computational analysis using gene prediction method: Protein Homology. GO_function: GO:0016901 - oxidoreductase activity, acting on the CH-OH group of donors, quinone or similar compound as acceptor [Evidence IEA]; GO_function: GO:0070968 - pyrroloquinoline quinone binding [Evidence IEA]), with amino-acid sequence MDIKKSYFWALAATAALTTILALYLSNRALDPVPPPSTDILVGEEVDVENESEATPKNEIPPEEKINFILSDLSIPWEIVFLPDEAILVSERTGDLIKYQDGRSEKISIANVAAVGEGGLLGMVLHPDFNNNNYIYLYFTVSENNKLSNKIVRYYLSLAPFALTDPQEIIKDVPGSNNHNGGRIAFGPDEKLYVTTGDAGNANAAQNRDSLAGKILRLNDNGSIPADNPFGSAVWSYGHRNAQGLTWDDAGRLWATEHGRSGALSGLDELNLIEPGKNYGWPLIQGDDQQTEMIAPRLHSGAKTTWAPASLAYYDNYLYFAGLRGEALYAVPVNENGDLGDLETFFMGDYGRLRIVKVGPDNSFYLGTSNQDGRGRVRAGDDKIIKMAPNAWK; translated from the coding sequence ATGGATATAAAAAAATCTTACTTTTGGGCGCTCGCCGCGACGGCCGCGCTCACCACTATTTTAGCACTCTATTTAAGTAACCGTGCTTTAGATCCGGTGCCACCACCTTCTACTGACATTCTTGTCGGCGAAGAAGTGGATGTGGAAAACGAAAGCGAAGCTACTCCTAAGAATGAAATCCCACCTGAAGAAAAAATAAATTTTATCTTAAGCGACTTGAGTATTCCTTGGGAAATCGTTTTCTTACCCGATGAAGCCATCTTAGTTAGCGAACGAACCGGAGACTTAATAAAATATCAAGATGGCCGCTCCGAAAAAATAAGCATTGCTAATGTCGCCGCCGTCGGTGAAGGCGGTCTCTTGGGTATGGTGCTCCACCCCGATTTTAATAATAATAATTACATCTACCTCTATTTTACGGTTTCGGAAAATAACAAGCTGTCTAATAAAATTGTTCGTTATTATCTCAGTCTTGCCCCCTTCGCTTTGACCGACCCTCAAGAAATTATCAAGGACGTTCCGGGCTCCAACAATCACAATGGCGGTCGAATTGCTTTCGGTCCGGATGAAAAACTTTATGTTACAACCGGCGATGCTGGTAACGCCAACGCCGCCCAAAATCGCGATTCTTTAGCGGGAAAAATTCTGCGCTTAAATGATAACGGCTCTATTCCGGCCGACAATCCTTTCGGGAGCGCCGTTTGGTCTTATGGCCACCGTAACGCTCAAGGACTCACCTGGGACGACGCTGGACGCCTCTGGGCGACCGAACACGGCCGCTCAGGTGCTTTATCCGGTCTTGATGAGCTTAACTTAATTGAGCCGGGTAAAAACTATGGCTGGCCCCTAATTCAGGGCGATGACCAGCAAACAGAAATGATTGCTCCCCGCTTACATTCAGGAGCCAAGACCACTTGGGCGCCGGCCAGTTTAGCTTATTACGATAACTACCTATATTTTGCTGGTTTGCGCGGTGAGGCTCTTTACGCCGTGCCTGTTAATGAAAACGGCGACCTAGGAGATCTTGAAACTTTCTTTATGGGAGATTATGGTCGCTTAAGAATTGTTAAAGTTGGTCCTGATAATTCATTTTACTTAGGCACCTCCAATCAAGATGGTCGCGGTCGTGTCCGGGCCGGCGATGATAAGATTATTAAAATGGCACCAAACGCTTGGAAATAA
- a CDS encoding serine hydrolase (Derived by automated computational analysis using gene prediction method: Protein Homology.) encodes MKNDEWQRRLASFRVSWWSKVLLVLILIASGIGIGFLIGSSSVYRQVKKNNPAPVREQGQYKFINPLLECDVQNTYLNSVYIPFEKKLKQSITDLNDSKYKNKEIAVYFRDLNNGPWFGINFSNNFTPASLMKVPLMIAYYKQAESNPAILQEKIILRPSDQNLPQNIVTGEELVIGQEYTVDQLIDFMIINSDNIAMLNLASNIEPEKIDQVYQDLGIIVPSISSPEDFMSVKEYASFFRILYNAAYLNEYYSEKSLNLLSRTNFFDGLVAGVPLGTKVAHKFGERKNDNLETANKQMHECGIIYFPEHPYLLCVMTRGDDFEKMADFIADVSRLTYRTITKTYK; translated from the coding sequence ATGAAAAACGATGAATGGCAGCGACGGTTAGCGAGTTTTCGTGTCTCCTGGTGGTCAAAAGTTTTACTGGTTTTAATTTTAATCGCCAGCGGAATTGGAATTGGTTTTTTAATTGGCTCTTCTTCTGTTTATAGGCAGGTTAAGAAAAATAACCCCGCGCCAGTACGTGAACAGGGGCAGTATAAATTTATCAATCCTTTGTTGGAATGTGATGTTCAAAATACTTATCTAAATAGTGTTTACATTCCTTTTGAAAAAAAATTAAAACAATCCATCACTGACCTTAATGATAGTAAATATAAAAATAAAGAAATTGCGGTTTATTTTCGCGATCTTAACAATGGCCCCTGGTTCGGGATTAATTTTTCCAATAATTTTACCCCCGCGAGTTTAATGAAGGTTCCATTAATGATTGCTTATTATAAACAAGCTGAAAGTAATCCTGCTATTTTGCAGGAAAAAATTATTCTGCGGCCCAGCGACCAAAACTTACCCCAAAATATCGTGACTGGCGAAGAGTTAGTGATTGGCCAGGAATATACCGTTGACCAGTTAATTGATTTTATGATTATTAACTCCGATAACATTGCCATGCTTAATCTGGCCAGTAATATTGAGCCAGAAAAAATTGATCAGGTTTATCAGGATTTGGGCATTATTGTTCCTAGTATTAGTAGCCCGGAAGATTTTATGTCCGTTAAGGAGTACGCTTCTTTTTTCCGTATTCTCTATAACGCTGCTTATTTAAATGAATATTATTCAGAAAAATCTTTAAATCTACTTTCCCGAACTAATTTTTTTGATGGTTTAGTGGCTGGCGTCCCCCTGGGAACAAAAGTTGCTCATAAATTTGGGGAAAGAAAAAATGATAATTTGGAAACGGCCAATAAGCAAATGCACGAATGTGGAATTATTTATTTTCCTGAGCATCCATATTTGCTTTGCGTAATGACTCGGGGTGATGATTTTGAAAAAATGGCTGATTTTATTGCCGATGTCTCTCGTTTGACCTACAGAACTATTACCAAAACTTATAAATAG
- a CDS encoding DUF5652 family protein (Derived by automated computational analysis using gene prediction method: Protein Homology.), whose amino-acid sequence MDLALERGGALWKAAKNSNKGWFVVILILNTLAILEILYIFVFGKKKELVDEVEVN is encoded by the coding sequence TTGGACCTTGCCCTGGAAAGGGGGGGCGCTCTCTGGAAAGCCGCTAAAAATAGTAATAAGGGCTGGTTTGTGGTTATTTTGATTTTAAACACTCTGGCTATTTTAGAAATTTTATATATTTTTGTTTTTGGGAAGAAAAAGGAGCTAGTGGACGAGGTAGAAGTTAATTAA
- a CDS encoding hypothetical protein (Derived by automated computational analysis using gene prediction method: GeneMarkS-2+.), with amino-acid sequence MDIFKKLAELNFPLGEYVLVGSGPLAARGIREANDLDVAVTPKLFKQLLNSKRYQEVEVNGKLVSEIDKVEIISKLEWAAYPTSVQEAIKTADIINGYPFLNIVETVKFKKALGREKDFRDLELLAEYQRKSANLSKKVV; translated from the coding sequence ATGGATATATTCAAGAAATTAGCCGAATTAAATTTTCCTTTAGGAGAGTATGTTTTAGTCGGTAGCGGCCCTTTAGCGGCTCGGGGCATAAGAGAGGCTAACGATTTAGATGTTGCGGTTACGCCAAAACTATTTAAACAGCTGCTTAATTCTAAGAGATATCAAGAGGTGGAGGTTAATGGAAAATTAGTTTCTGAGATCGACAAGGTGGAAATAATAAGTAAATTGGAGTGGGCTGCTTATCCTACGTCTGTTCAAGAGGCGATAAAAACCGCTGATATTATTAACGGTTATCCATTTTTAAATATTGTCGAAACGGTTAAGTTTAAAAAAGCTTTGGGCCGGGAAAAGGATTTTCGAGATCTTGAACTCTTGGCTGAATATCAAAGAAAAAGTGCAAATTTATCTAAAAAAGTTGTATAA
- a CDS encoding hypothetical protein (Derived by automated computational analysis using gene prediction method: GeneMarkS-2+.), which yields METLKKTPTFLCNGEELSLEQISKKKISSITINYLSTPKAVKEAGGLGFFGKKKIIQEKKELVVSDEKGIALFLGDEGIVASIRFWNKKDWEKVVDYDRGVLVKRFMVTSIAPYVIFFYIKDLKSVEWN from the coding sequence ATGGAAACTTTAAAAAAAACACCAACTTTTTTGTGTAATGGAGAAGAACTTTCTTTAGAACAAATTTCGAAAAAGAAGATAAGCTCAATAACGATAAATTATTTATCCACTCCAAAAGCAGTCAAAGAAGCAGGGGGTTTAGGTTTTTTTGGAAAAAAGAAAATTATCCAAGAAAAAAAAGAATTGGTCGTAAGCGACGAAAAAGGCATTGCCCTGTTCCTAGGTGACGAAGGAATCGTCGCCTCGATTCGTTTTTGGAATAAAAAAGATTGGGAAAAAGTAGTCGATTATGATCGGGGAGTGCTAGTAAAACGATTTATGGTTACTTCAATTGCGCCTTATGTAATATTTTTTTATATTAAAGACCTAAAAAGTGTAGAGTGGAATTAG
- a CDS encoding DUF378 domain-containing protein (Derived by automated computational analysis using gene prediction method: Protein Homology.), with the protein MKTLNLIALVLVIVGGLNWGLVGLFNFDLVAAIFGDMSALSRVVYSLVGVSAIVMAAQLPKFAK; encoded by the coding sequence ATGAAAACGCTAAATTTGATTGCCTTGGTGTTGGTTATTGTCGGCGGCTTAAACTGGGGACTAGTTGGTTTATTCAACTTTGACCTAGTGGCTGCAATTTTCGGAGACATGTCGGCTTTAAGCCGCGTCGTCTATAGTTTAGTCGGTGTTAGCGCGATCGTGATGGCTGCTCAATTACCGAAGTTCGCCAAGTAG
- a CDS encoding sigma-70 family RNA polymerase sigma factor (Derived by automated computational analysis using gene prediction method: Protein Homology. GO_function: GO:0003677 - DNA binding [Evidence IEA]; GO_function: GO:0003700 - DNA-binding transcription factor activity [Evidence IEA]; GO_function: GO:0016987 - sigma factor activity [Evidence IEA]; GO_process: GO:0006352 - DNA-templated transcription initiation [Evidence IEA]; GO_process: GO:0006355 - regulation of DNA-templated transcription [Evidence IEA]) encodes MASTKKSSAQKTKKTLASTKKTGVKTNPIKKSDQKKAQRLTAKKPVATKKPARKTPVKKTAKVAAAQKKATPKKTSQAVASKKAPLKATPKKVTKKSSQAKKPGKKAVKKAPTKPAAPREIVYPTEEKKENLIKKGRTRGFVTETELLVLFPEVEEYTYEFDLFLGDLQKNGIKVTEDFGRILDNTRREEEVAAKGGGLNFDLSKMSADSIQMYLKEIGKVPLLTAEEEVELAKRKEKGDKEAERQIIEANLRLVVANAKKFAGAKGLSLLDLIQEGNIGLFRAVEKFEYRKGFKFSTYATWWIRQAITRALADQSRTIRIPVHMVETINKFQQTQRFLVQELGREPMAEEAAAEMGEDIEKVRYIIKISQDTISLQAAIGDDEEDSTLEDFIQDVKTMAPDRVAALQLLKDYVKEIVSQLSPREQKILEWRFGLVDGISHTLEEVGREFEVTRERIRQIESKALEKIRRFKGLEKLKDY; translated from the coding sequence ATGGCCTCGACTAAAAAGTCTTCGGCACAAAAAACTAAAAAAACTTTGGCCTCAACCAAGAAAACTGGGGTCAAGACTAATCCGATCAAAAAATCGGATCAAAAAAAAGCTCAAAGACTGACGGCTAAAAAGCCTGTCGCCACCAAAAAACCGGCCCGCAAAACTCCGGTAAAAAAAACCGCTAAAGTAGCCGCGGCTCAGAAAAAGGCTACTCCAAAAAAGACTTCTCAGGCCGTCGCTTCCAAAAAAGCACCGCTTAAAGCTACCCCAAAAAAGGTGACTAAAAAAAGTAGTCAAGCTAAAAAGCCAGGAAAGAAGGCCGTCAAAAAAGCGCCAACCAAGCCAGCCGCTCCTCGAGAGATTGTTTACCCGACCGAGGAGAAGAAAGAAAACTTAATTAAGAAAGGGCGCACGCGTGGTTTTGTCACCGAAACCGAGTTATTAGTTTTGTTCCCCGAAGTGGAGGAATATACCTACGAATTTGATTTGTTTTTAGGCGATTTACAGAAAAACGGTATTAAGGTTACCGAGGACTTCGGGCGTATTTTGGATAATACCCGTCGAGAAGAAGAAGTTGCTGCTAAAGGGGGCGGACTTAATTTTGATTTATCAAAAATGTCCGCGGATTCCATTCAGATGTATTTAAAGGAAATTGGCAAAGTCCCTTTGCTAACCGCCGAGGAAGAGGTAGAGTTAGCGAAGCGCAAAGAGAAGGGTGATAAAGAGGCGGAGAGACAGATTATTGAAGCTAATTTGCGCTTGGTGGTGGCTAATGCCAAAAAGTTTGCTGGTGCTAAAGGCTTGTCACTGCTTGATTTAATTCAAGAAGGAAACATCGGTTTATTCCGAGCGGTAGAAAAATTTGAATACCGTAAAGGCTTTAAGTTTTCTACTTATGCCACTTGGTGGATTCGCCAAGCGATTACGCGCGCTTTAGCTGATCAGTCACGCACCATTCGCATCCCAGTGCATATGGTGGAGACGATTAATAAGTTCCAACAGACTCAACGTTTCTTAGTCCAAGAATTAGGCCGAGAACCAATGGCCGAAGAAGCAGCTGCCGAGATGGGTGAAGATATTGAAAAGGTTCGCTACATCATTAAAATTTCTCAAGATACAATTTCACTGCAAGCCGCTATTGGTGATGATGAAGAAGATTCTACTTTGGAAGACTTTATCCAAGATGTAAAAACCATGGCTCCGGACAGAGTTGCCGCTCTTCAGTTACTTAAAGATTATGTTAAGGAAATTGTCTCTCAGTTATCACCGCGTGAGCAAAAAATCTTAGAGTGGCGCTTCGGTTTAGTAGACGGAATTTCCCACACTTTGGAAGAGGTGGGCCGCGAATTTGAAGTTACCCGCGAGCGTATCCGTCAAATCGAATCTAAAGCTTTAGAAAAGATTCGTCGCTTCAAAGGTTTAGAAAAGCTCAAAGATTACTAA
- the dnaG gene encoding DNA primase (Derived by automated computational analysis using gene prediction method: Protein Homology. GO_function: GO:0003896 - DNA primase activity [Evidence IEA]; GO_process: GO:0006269 - DNA replication, synthesis of RNA primer [Evidence IEA]): MTPAEEIKEKLDLVEFIREFIPVKPAGANFNALCPFHGEKTPSFVISPEKRIWHCFGCGKGGDIFTFLMEIEGLSFKEALRQLAPKAGVVLKNDFVPQDSDKRNRLLDVLALAVKYYEYILTTSTGASIRAYLEERGLTPEIIKDWQLGYAPNSWDSLSKFLVTRPQSGKKYTPTELEAAGLAINKDGRTYDRFRDRLMFPLNDLAGNPVGFSGRLNPQSTDQKTGKYINSPQSGVYDKSRLLFGLDKAKQVIKAEDLAIVVEGQMDVIACHQFGFKNTVASSGTALTAAQITLLKRYSKNIALCFDADTAGQLAADRGIGEALAQEMNIRVVVVPNGKDPDESLRRDPEAFKEAVKNAPPMMEYYFGQLVENLDLNDVTRRGEVIEKILPLLALMTNKIEASYWLRRFAERLGVAETELRSALSALVNKKTSQPTKLKTEKTPTLILPSREEQLSERLLAIIIKFPELLDYAAANSNPAWLQPPKLGTFYNNLIIYYNKETDFSYQNFRNYLSGAEEEFNLLDRLVLLGDKDFYTNELKEVREELIRVLADLEGAYLKNRLAAATRELAAAEAAGDTEKITVLMEELKYLNQERQRNQSLS; the protein is encoded by the coding sequence ATGACCCCCGCTGAAGAAATCAAGGAAAAACTGGACCTAGTGGAGTTCATTCGCGAATTTATCCCCGTGAAGCCCGCTGGTGCCAATTTTAACGCTCTTTGCCCCTTTCATGGGGAAAAGACGCCGTCTTTTGTTATTTCTCCAGAAAAGCGCATTTGGCACTGTTTTGGCTGCGGTAAGGGCGGGGATATCTTTACCTTTTTAATGGAGATAGAGGGGCTTTCTTTTAAAGAGGCGCTCAGACAATTAGCTCCGAAGGCGGGCGTGGTTTTAAAAAATGATTTTGTTCCTCAAGATAGTGATAAGCGCAACCGTCTTTTAGACGTTTTGGCACTGGCGGTAAAATACTACGAGTATATATTAACGACTTCCACCGGGGCGTCAATTCGGGCTTATTTAGAAGAGCGCGGGCTCACGCCGGAAATAATTAAAGACTGGCAGCTTGGCTACGCGCCCAATAGTTGGGATTCTTTAAGTAAGTTTTTAGTTACCAGACCTCAATCTGGCAAAAAATATACACCTACCGAACTAGAAGCCGCGGGCTTAGCAATAAACAAGGATGGTCGCACCTATGATCGTTTTCGCGATCGGCTGATGTTTCCTCTTAATGACCTGGCTGGTAATCCAGTTGGTTTTTCCGGTCGTCTTAATCCTCAGTCGACTGATCAAAAAACCGGTAAATATATCAATAGTCCGCAGAGTGGCGTTTATGATAAAAGTCGACTTTTGTTCGGTTTAGACAAGGCTAAGCAAGTGATTAAAGCTGAAGATTTAGCCATTGTTGTGGAAGGGCAGATGGATGTTATTGCTTGCCATCAGTTTGGTTTCAAAAATACGGTTGCTTCTAGTGGCACCGCTTTAACCGCTGCGCAGATAACTTTGCTCAAGCGCTATAGTAAAAATATCGCCCTCTGTTTTGATGCCGATACCGCCGGACAACTGGCGGCCGATCGCGGGATTGGCGAGGCTTTAGCTCAAGAAATGAATATTCGGGTCGTGGTCGTACCTAATGGCAAAGATCCCGATGAAAGTTTGCGCCGTGATCCAGAAGCTTTTAAAGAGGCGGTCAAAAACGCCCCGCCGATGATGGAATATTATTTTGGGCAATTGGTTGAAAATTTAGATTTAAATGATGTGACTCGGCGCGGGGAAGTAATTGAAAAAATCTTGCCCCTGTTAGCGCTGATGACTAACAAGATTGAGGCTAGTTATTGGTTACGGCGTTTTGCGGAACGTTTAGGGGTGGCTGAAACCGAGCTCCGGTCCGCCCTGTCGGCGCTAGTTAATAAAAAAACGAGTCAACCCACTAAACTGAAGACAGAAAAAACGCCGACTTTAATTTTACCGAGCCGCGAAGAGCAGCTAAGCGAACGACTCCTCGCCATTATTATTAAATTCCCCGAACTGTTAGATTACGCGGCGGCTAACTCAAATCCCGCCTGGTTACAGCCACCGAAACTGGGCACATTTTACAATAATCTAATTATCTATTATAATAAGGAAACTGATTTCTCTTATCAAAACTTTAGAAATTATTTAAGCGGTGCTGAAGAAGAATTTAATTTGCTAGACCGCTTGGTTTTGTTGGGCGATAAAGATTTTTACACCAATGAACTAAAGGAGGTTCGAGAAGAGTTAATCCGCGTTTTAGCTGATTTAGAAGGTGCTTATTTAAAGAATCGTTTAGCGGCCGCCACTAGAGAACTTGCCGCCGCGGAGGCGGCTGGGGATACGGAAAAAATCACGGTTTTAATGGAAGAGCTCAAGTATTTAAATCAGGAACGACAACGTAATCAAAGTTTAAGTTAA